A window of the Agrococcus jejuensis genome harbors these coding sequences:
- a CDS encoding ABC transporter ATP-binding protein, with protein MTDPVLSLRSLHKRFGPKVAVGGLSLDVPAGSMLGLLGPNGAGKTTTLSMATGLLRPDGGTAHVLGVDVWRDPAAAKARMGVLPDGVRMFDRLTGAELLRYTGLLRGMAEADVTARAGELLAALGLDEAGSTLVVDYSAGMRKKIGLACALIHAPRLLVLDEPFEAVDPVSGEAIRSILRGFVGSGGTVVLSSHVMELVESLCDRVAIVAEGRILADGTLDEVRAGESLQQRFLQLVGVHELGEGTLSWLRSS; from the coding sequence ATGACCGATCCCGTGCTGTCCCTGCGATCCCTGCACAAGCGATTCGGGCCGAAGGTGGCCGTCGGCGGGCTGTCGCTCGACGTGCCCGCCGGCTCGATGCTCGGCCTCCTCGGCCCCAACGGCGCCGGCAAGACGACGACGCTGTCGATGGCGACGGGGCTGCTGCGACCCGACGGCGGCACGGCGCACGTGCTCGGCGTCGACGTGTGGCGCGATCCCGCCGCGGCGAAGGCGCGCATGGGCGTGCTGCCCGACGGCGTGCGCATGTTCGACCGCCTCACCGGCGCCGAGCTGCTGCGCTACACGGGGCTGCTGCGCGGCATGGCCGAGGCCGACGTGACCGCCCGCGCCGGCGAGCTGCTCGCCGCCCTCGGCCTCGACGAGGCCGGCTCGACGCTCGTCGTCGACTACTCGGCGGGCATGCGCAAGAAGATCGGCCTCGCCTGCGCGCTCATCCACGCACCGCGCCTCCTCGTGCTCGACGAGCCGTTCGAGGCCGTCGACCCCGTGTCGGGCGAGGCGATCCGCTCGATCCTGCGCGGCTTCGTCGGCTCGGGCGGCACCGTCGTGCTGTCGAGCCACGTCATGGAGCTCGTCGAGTCGCTCTGCGACCGCGTCGCGATCGTCGCCGAGGGCCGCATCCTCGCCGACGGCACCCTCGACGAGGTGCGCGCGGGCGAGTCCCTGCAGCAGCGCTTCCTGCAGCTCGTCGGCGTGCACGAGCTCGGAGAGGGGACGCTCTCGTGGCTGCGCTCCTCGTAG
- a CDS encoding DapH/DapD/GlmU-related protein — protein MTRLAHGHALATFAGDQLLDAWFPAPALGAAPEGDARWLAARSLDEHAGPVAALGVERRVVTTEIDLDATPVDALDVHLRLHLLSHRLVQPNTIVLDGVFGLLPVVAWTTHGPTTPEHARANVPALRAAGVQVQLVDRFPRMTDYVLPEGVRIGDASRVRLGAHLAPGTVVMHEGFVNYNAGTLGTSMVEGRISQGVVVGDGSDVGGGASIMGTLSGGGTERVTIGERVLLGANAGVGISIGDDSIVEAGLYVTAGTKVTVLGTGPDGADEQVKAAKLSGVPGLLFRRNSVTGAVEVLPRTGAGVALNAALH, from the coding sequence ATGACCCGCCTCGCCCACGGCCATGCCCTCGCGACGTTCGCAGGCGACCAGCTGCTCGACGCCTGGTTCCCCGCACCCGCCCTCGGAGCGGCCCCGGAGGGCGACGCCCGCTGGCTCGCCGCACGCTCGCTCGACGAGCACGCCGGCCCCGTCGCCGCGCTCGGCGTCGAGCGCCGCGTCGTGACGACCGAGATCGACCTCGACGCCACCCCGGTCGACGCGCTCGACGTGCACCTGCGCCTCCACCTGCTGAGCCACCGCCTCGTGCAGCCGAACACGATCGTGCTCGACGGCGTCTTCGGCCTGCTGCCGGTCGTCGCGTGGACGACGCACGGCCCCACGACGCCCGAGCACGCCCGCGCGAACGTGCCGGCGCTGCGCGCCGCGGGCGTGCAGGTGCAGCTCGTCGACCGCTTCCCCCGCATGACCGACTACGTGCTGCCCGAGGGCGTGCGCATCGGCGACGCGTCGCGCGTGCGCCTCGGCGCTCACCTCGCACCGGGCACCGTCGTGATGCACGAGGGCTTCGTGAACTACAACGCCGGCACGCTCGGCACCTCGATGGTCGAGGGCCGCATCTCGCAGGGCGTCGTCGTGGGCGACGGCTCCGACGTGGGCGGCGGCGCATCCATCATGGGCACGCTCTCGGGCGGCGGCACCGAGCGGGTGACGATCGGCGAGCGCGTGCTGCTCGGCGCGAACGCGGGCGTCGGCATCTCGATCGGCGACGACTCGATCGTCGAGGCCGGCCTCTACGTCACGGCGGGCACGAAGGTCACGGTGCTGGGCACGGGCCCGGATGGCGCCGACGAGCAGGTGAAGGCGGCGAAGCTCTCGGGCGTGCCCGGCCTGCTCTTCCGCCGCAACTCGGTCACGGGCGCCGTCGAGGTGCTCCCCCGCACCGGCGCGGGCGTCGCGCTCAACGCGGCGCTGCACTAG